ACCTGCCGCACCTGTTCGAGCGCTTCTACCGCTGCGACCCCTCACGCCAGCAGCCTGACGACACCGGCGGCCTGGGCCTGGCCATCGTCCGCTCGATCATGCAGGCGCATGGCGGGCAGGTGCGCGTGGCCAGTGATGCGCAGGGGACGGTGTTTACCCTGGTGTTTGCGCTGAATGGTTAGCGCCAGAGCCGCGCATCACCCGAGTGGCGCGCCCAGCAGGCCGATGATCACGGCATGCGTGGCAATCGCCGGCACCGTGCCGTGTTTGAGGCGAACGAAGGCGCACAGAAGGCCTTCGATGAAGGTGAACAGCAGGATCGGCCAGCCGATGTCGGTGAGCACGAAGGCGAGGTAGGCATGGCAGGCGCTGAAGGCGACGGCGCTGCCCAGTGCTGCCTTGCAAAGGCCCATTTGCTGTTCCAGAGATCCTTGCAGCATGCCGCGAAACAGCACTTCCTCCAGGGCATTGCCGCCCAGTGCCAGTAGCGCGAAACCCGCCAGCCAGGTCAACGAGCCGACCTCCAGCCCCAGATACAGCCGCAAGGGCAGGCCCATGACGCAGCCTGCGGCAATGCCCATTACGATGCCACCCAGGCGAGGCCCCTTGAAGCCGACTACTGACCGCCAGTATTCCGGGAGCAACCGCGCCAACAGCGCGATCACGCCCAGAGAAGCCAGGCCCAGCGCTGCCAGTACCCCAGGATCGTGATGAAAACGCAGCGGTTCGGCACCGCCGAGCGACCATAAGCCACTGGGGGTCATCAGGTCGCGGGTGAACATGAAGGCGATGATCAGGACCAGCAGGCGATGACTGGTCTGCGTACGTGGCGTCAGAGCCAGCCACGCCGTGAACAGAGCGAGGGCCGGGATAAGGCGTCCGAAGTAAACCAGCAAGGCGTCCATGCGCGAGGCTCGTTCGTGAGTGAGGGCGGCGAGTGTAGCAGGGGGGGGAATGCGGCGGTGTTGAGGGGTAGCGCTTCATAGCCAACACACAAGAAAAAGCGCCATGCAGTCTTCTGTCGAGTATCCTGCGCGGCCATTCAAGGATGAGGTGTTTAGCCATGCGTGAAAGACAATCGGCGCGGCTGCTGGTGGCTAATCCGGCCAACGAGGTGCTGCTGTTTCACTTCCGCCACACCGACGATGCACTGGCCGGGCAGAGCCATTGGGCCACGCCGGGTGGTGGTTTGGAGGTGGGTGAGAGCTTCGAAGCGGCGGCCATTCGCGAGCTGTTCGAGGAAACCGGTATCCGCGTCGACAGCGTTGAGGCGCCGGTAGGGTTCAGGCGGTTTCCGATGATGCTGCCCAGTGGCGAGCAGGTGATTTCGGTCGAGCGGTATTACCTTGTGCGGGTGACGGACAAGACGCTGTGCCGTGACGGTTGGACCCCGCATGAGCAGCAGGTGATGGCCGAGCATCGCTGGTGGTCGGTGTCAGAACTGCGTGCCACGGCGGAGCAGGTGTGGCCGGAAACCCTGATCCAGATGCTTGAGGCAGCGTCATGCAACGTATCGTGATTCTGGGTAACGCTGGCAGCGGCAAGTCGACCCTGGCCCGCCGCTTGGGCAAGCGGCTTGGTTTGCCGGTGGTGCATCTCGATAGGTTGTTCTGGGCACCAGGCTGGGTCGAGCCGGATGCGCTTGAGTTTCGCCAGCGGGTCGGTGAGGCGGTGGCTGGCCAGGTCTGGATCTGCGAAGGCAACTATGCACGCCGAACCTTCGACCTGCGCCTGCCGCGTGCCGAACTGATCATCTGGCTGGATACCCCACGTCTGACCTGCCTGCTGCGAGTTATCCTGCGCAGCGTGCTGAATCGGCCGCGTGCCGACCTGCCGGCCGGTTGTCTTGAGAAGCTGGACAAAACCTTTCTCGAATTCCTCAAATTCGTCTGGTGCTTTGAGCGTGACTACCGGCCTGGCATCGAGTCGATGCGTTTGGCGATCGGC
The Pseudomonas sp. DTU_2021_1001937_2_SI_NGA_ILE_001 DNA segment above includes these coding regions:
- a CDS encoding CPBP family intramembrane glutamic endopeptidase translates to MDALLVYFGRLIPALALFTAWLALTPRTQTSHRLLVLIIAFMFTRDLMTPSGLWSLGGAEPLRFHHDPGVLAALGLASLGVIALLARLLPEYWRSVVGFKGPRLGGIVMGIAAGCVMGLPLRLYLGLEVGSLTWLAGFALLALGGNALEEVLFRGMLQGSLEQQMGLCKAALGSAVAFSACHAYLAFVLTDIGWPILLFTFIEGLLCAFVRLKHGTVPAIATHAVIIGLLGAPLG
- a CDS encoding NUDIX hydrolase — encoded protein: MRERQSARLLVANPANEVLLFHFRHTDDALAGQSHWATPGGGLEVGESFEAAAIRELFEETGIRVDSVEAPVGFRRFPMMLPSGEQVISVERYYLVRVTDKTLCRDGWTPHEQQVMAEHRWWSVSELRATAEQVWPETLIQMLEAASCNVS
- a CDS encoding AAA family ATPase, translated to MQRIVILGNAGSGKSTLARRLGKRLGLPVVHLDRLFWAPGWVEPDALEFRQRVGEAVAGQVWICEGNYARRTFDLRLPRAELIIWLDTPRLTCLLRVILRSVLNRPRADLPAGCLEKLDKTFLEFLKFVWCFERDYRPGIESMRLAIGPQVPVIHLRSAAQVNAWLSTWGLPNS